From Pseudovibrio sp. Tun.PSC04-5.I4, a single genomic window includes:
- a CDS encoding cell wall hydrolase: protein MFGALMRCVLGVEWSRLRMSGRGIKKNEGRRSVLMYFKYPFLAASLAAGAVVSSPVAYQDIPALTGTLDEDTPRWMQFVSDRESGQFAKYFIPVTKVDTQQFAVNRTGKSDMQSSTLPSRVVAFIQNAGKPKSSDRFVSQLPQMAFNGYYGGDALAGLSTTGQSDNSPLGKAAKRAAVAARTQMAQKAKQVEPISIAKQNGIALATAYAPATPQTDKAPFDALLNKPKVSITPSGKPQLSDRELASYAKTNPHWWYMRSLPKATRSKQELRCLAEAIYFEARSEPRDGQIAVAQVVLNRLKNPTYPNSVCGVVYQNKGKKNACQFSFACDGIPERVTEAGPWAKAKKIAQQIVNGEVSIPEVDASTHYHATYVRPNWAPTMQRKKRIGKHIFYKTYRGGWS from the coding sequence ATGTTTGGGGCTTTGATGCGCTGCGTTTTGGGCGTTGAGTGGAGTAGATTGCGTATGTCGGGCCGTGGGATCAAAAAGAATGAGGGACGCCGTTCTGTCCTCATGTACTTTAAGTACCCTTTTCTAGCTGCAAGCCTTGCAGCTGGGGCGGTTGTGTCGTCTCCAGTTGCCTATCAGGATATTCCAGCACTCACAGGCACCCTTGATGAGGATACTCCTCGATGGATGCAGTTCGTCTCTGACCGGGAGAGCGGACAGTTTGCCAAATACTTCATTCCAGTTACAAAAGTAGACACTCAGCAGTTTGCGGTAAACCGCACTGGCAAAAGCGATATGCAGAGCAGCACTTTGCCGAGCCGTGTTGTGGCTTTCATCCAGAATGCAGGGAAGCCGAAAAGCTCTGACCGTTTCGTTTCTCAGTTACCCCAGATGGCGTTTAACGGCTATTATGGCGGAGATGCGCTTGCTGGTCTTTCCACCACCGGGCAATCAGATAATTCGCCACTTGGCAAAGCAGCCAAGCGTGCCGCCGTCGCTGCCCGTACACAAATGGCACAGAAGGCAAAACAGGTTGAGCCGATTTCGATTGCAAAGCAAAACGGAATTGCGCTGGCAACAGCTTATGCTCCCGCTACGCCGCAAACTGACAAGGCTCCGTTTGATGCCTTGTTGAACAAACCAAAAGTTTCAATCACCCCTTCGGGAAAGCCTCAGCTTTCTGACCGCGAACTTGCTTCCTATGCGAAAACAAATCCGCACTGGTGGTACATGCGGTCTCTGCCAAAGGCGACACGTTCCAAACAAGAACTGCGGTGTCTTGCGGAGGCTATCTACTTTGAAGCCCGCAGTGAGCCACGGGATGGGCAGATTGCCGTAGCGCAGGTTGTTCTCAACCGGCTGAAAAACCCGACCTACCCGAATAGCGTATGTGGTGTGGTTTACCAGAACAAAGGCAAGAAGAATGCCTGTCAGTTCTCGTTTGCCTGTGATGGCATTCCAGAGCGCGTGACAGAAGCTGGCCCTTGGGCAAAAGCCAAGAAGATTGCACAACAGATCGTCAATGGTGAAGTGAGCATTCCAGAGGTTGATGCATCCACGCACTACCACGCGACTTACGTTCGCCCGAACTGGGCTCCGACTATGCAGCGCAAAAAACGTATCGGAAAACACATCTTTTACAAAACCTATAGAGGTGGGTGGAGCTAA
- a CDS encoding NAD regulator, translating into MNRALETGDAARSGADMAPVQLGIGLNAVIVSVKDKVPFVLTVPQKNPDELLGLPSGPFDPRHHRTFELGLRAFVKEQTALHLGHVEQLYTFGDRDRYSLAKAGEPHMVSVGYLALTRQTPESERLLAQQGARWRPWYDFFPWEDWRGGQPALLDSIIQPNMNGFCKVPEPDSGVFQELSRKDRYQLAFGIGTLEWDEERVLDRYELLYGAGLMYEALRDGQPKAAERGDLPDLGEGLAHDHRRILATALSRLRAKLKYRPVVFELMPPEFTLTDLQQTVEAISGRHLHKQNFRRLVETGQLVEQTGRTSTATGGRPAALYRFRRDILKERPAPGLRVSLL; encoded by the coding sequence ATGAACAGAGCACTTGAGACAGGAGATGCAGCCCGCAGCGGAGCTGACATGGCCCCTGTTCAGCTCGGCATTGGGCTTAATGCTGTCATTGTTTCTGTAAAGGACAAGGTTCCCTTTGTTCTGACCGTGCCGCAAAAAAATCCCGATGAGCTTTTGGGTTTGCCCTCTGGTCCGTTTGATCCTCGCCACCACCGAACGTTTGAACTTGGGCTCCGCGCTTTTGTGAAAGAACAGACCGCCCTCCATCTTGGACATGTGGAACAGCTCTATACGTTTGGAGATAGAGATCGCTACTCACTGGCCAAAGCGGGTGAGCCGCACATGGTCTCTGTTGGATATCTGGCGCTTACCCGTCAAACCCCAGAGTCAGAACGCTTGCTGGCGCAGCAAGGCGCACGCTGGCGGCCTTGGTATGACTTCTTTCCATGGGAAGATTGGCGAGGTGGGCAGCCTGCTCTTCTTGATAGCATCATCCAACCCAACATGAACGGGTTCTGCAAAGTGCCAGAACCTGATAGCGGGGTTTTTCAGGAACTCAGCCGCAAAGATCGCTATCAACTGGCTTTCGGCATCGGAACGCTGGAATGGGATGAGGAGCGTGTACTGGACCGCTATGAGCTGTTGTATGGAGCCGGCCTTATGTATGAGGCTTTGCGGGATGGACAGCCTAAAGCTGCTGAACGGGGTGACTTGCCAGACCTTGGCGAAGGCCTTGCACACGACCACCGCCGCATTCTGGCGACCGCCCTTTCCCGCTTACGGGCAAAGCTGAAGTATCGTCCGGTGGTGTTTGAGCTGATGCCGCCTGAATTCACTCTGACGGACCTTCAGCAAACAGTGGAAGCCATCTCTGGTCGCCATCTTCATAAGCAAAATTTCCGCCGTCTTGTTGAAACCGGACAGTTGGTTGAACAGACAGGTCGCACCTCAACCGCAACTGGCGGACGCCCTGCTGCGCTCTATCGGTTCCGACGGGATATTTTGAAGGAGCGCCCTGCTCCCGGATTGCGAGTCAGCTTGCTCTGA
- a CDS encoding dual specificity protein phosphatase family protein — translation MLHVCPLSKLEGTLIRAQPSHVLSLVSPGTDVQLPGGFEAAHHLVLEFNDIAEERDDLIAPCLEHVTQILGFSQDVALGGALLVHCWAGVSRSTAAAYIIACAGAPVANEQDLALHLRAVSPVATPNPRLIALADTHLQRAGRMIQAIREIGRGAETFEGNPFSLDIGRLAQPA, via the coding sequence ATGTTGCATGTTTGCCCGCTTTCCAAACTCGAAGGTACTCTAATTAGAGCACAGCCAAGTCATGTCCTGTCTCTGGTGTCTCCGGGCACAGACGTTCAGCTTCCCGGTGGTTTTGAGGCAGCGCATCACCTTGTGTTGGAGTTCAATGATATTGCCGAGGAACGGGACGATCTTATTGCCCCTTGCCTTGAGCATGTCACCCAGATTTTGGGATTCTCCCAAGATGTTGCGCTTGGGGGGGCTCTGCTTGTGCATTGCTGGGCCGGAGTGAGCCGGTCTACGGCTGCGGCCTATATCATTGCCTGTGCTGGTGCGCCTGTCGCTAATGAGCAGGACCTTGCCCTGCATTTACGGGCAGTTTCTCCGGTTGCAACACCGAACCCCCGCTTGATTGCACTGGCAGACACCCACTTGCAGCGTGCGGGGCGCATGATACAAGCTATAAGAGAAATAGGCCGCGGCGCTGAGACCTTTGAGGGTAATCCGTTTTCATTGGATATTGGTCGTTTGGCGCAACCTGCCTGA
- a CDS encoding HD family hydrolase has product MCAELSSSSPRAWQRMLSGRRLNLLDPSPLDVELSDIAHGLARVARWNGQTIGDHAFSVAQHSVVVEDIALMLKPDLEIQWRMAVLLHDAPEYVVGDMISPFKNVMGGTYKAVEERLHHAIHQAFELPPELPKSIAKLAKKADIISAYLEAIHLAGFSKDEADKIFGRPAKVTNAQLDALAHLIVPLPTKAAQEAFLARFEELDQARKSELQAR; this is encoded by the coding sequence ATGTGTGCTGAGCTTTCCTCTTCTTCCCCCCGTGCATGGCAACGAATGCTTTCTGGAAGACGGCTGAATTTGTTGGACCCTTCCCCACTTGATGTGGAACTTTCTGACATCGCGCATGGTCTGGCTCGTGTTGCGCGGTGGAACGGGCAGACGATTGGCGACCATGCCTTCTCCGTTGCCCAGCACAGTGTGGTGGTGGAAGACATCGCATTGATGTTGAAGCCAGATCTGGAAATTCAATGGCGCATGGCGGTGTTGCTGCATGATGCACCCGAATATGTGGTTGGCGATATGATCTCCCCTTTCAAGAATGTGATGGGCGGAACCTATAAGGCGGTTGAAGAACGCCTGCACCATGCCATCCACCAGGCTTTCGAGCTGCCGCCAGAGTTACCAAAGAGCATCGCGAAGCTGGCCAAGAAAGCTGATATTATCAGCGCTTATCTGGAAGCAATTCATCTTGCTGGCTTTAGCAAAGATGAAGCCGACAAGATTTTTGGACGCCCTGCAAAAGTGACGAATGCGCAACTGGACGCTCTGGCGCACCTCATAGTGCCTCTGCCAACCAAAGCCGCGCAGGAAGCGTTTCTGGCTCGGTTCGAGGAGCTGGATCAAGCTCGCAAATCTGAATTACAGGCCAGATGA
- a CDS encoding folate-binding protein YgfZ, translated as MGSMRATLASRKLVKVWGEDAKEFLQNLISCDVSDLGPATSAFGALLTPQGKILWDFFVFPDTQTEGFFIDVSDDQADAFAKRLAFYKLRAKVTVESADEAVRVVAEWGDDLSADQMRDPRHADLGLRFISSVPVIETATEADYDAHRIALGIPQSGLDFQLADVFPHDTDMDSLNGVAFSKGCFIGQEVVSRMKHRGTARKRIIQVSADAALPAAGSDILAGEKSVGTLGSSSGSNGLAMVRLDRAKTAMDAGVSLTCEGISLSPSIPDWATFAWPSSE; from the coding sequence ATGGGATCTATGCGCGCGACTCTCGCCTCACGAAAACTCGTGAAGGTTTGGGGAGAGGATGCCAAGGAATTCCTCCAAAATCTCATTAGCTGTGATGTGAGTGATCTTGGCCCGGCTACGAGTGCATTTGGCGCTTTGTTGACACCTCAAGGTAAGATCCTCTGGGATTTCTTCGTGTTCCCTGACACACAGACTGAGGGGTTTTTTATTGATGTAAGCGACGATCAAGCCGATGCGTTTGCCAAGCGGCTGGCGTTTTATAAGCTGCGTGCCAAGGTGACTGTTGAATCCGCGGATGAAGCGGTTCGCGTTGTTGCCGAATGGGGCGATGATCTATCTGCCGACCAAATGCGCGATCCTCGCCATGCTGATTTGGGCCTGCGCTTTATCTCCTCTGTCCCAGTTATCGAGACGGCCACTGAGGCGGATTATGATGCGCATCGCATCGCTTTGGGTATTCCGCAAAGTGGGTTGGACTTTCAGCTGGCAGATGTGTTCCCGCATGATACGGATATGGACAGCCTCAACGGCGTGGCGTTCTCCAAAGGCTGCTTTATTGGGCAGGAAGTTGTTTCCCGCATGAAGCACAGAGGCACAGCGCGCAAGCGGATCATTCAGGTTTCGGCTGATGCAGCTCTGCCGGCGGCTGGCAGCGATATTCTGGCAGGCGAAAAAAGTGTTGGTACGCTCGGGTCGTCCTCCGGTTCTAATGGACTGGCCATGGTGCGGTTGGACAGAGCCAAGACAGCGATGGATGCAGGTGTTTCACTCACCTGTGAGGGTATCAGCCTTTCACCCTCTATTCCGGATTGGGCGACCTTCGCATGGCCTTCATCAGAATAA
- a CDS encoding class I SAM-dependent methyltransferase, with translation MDKAYKNQRHFYDLTRKHSLLGRDHLITHLTAPRGSTVLELGCGTGRNLIEAAKAYPSCQFFGVDISEEMLKTAHSNIHKADLSHRIHLAQADATSFDPFVKFGIDTFDRVFLSYCVSMMPPWEAALQNGVKLLAKGGQLSVVDFGQQDRLPRVFKSLLEKWLSRFHVSPRANLQDAMYALATKSNAKLRFSKLYRGYAYYAELDSSFYTCFMEQPTQLDRLSGENESMKEIRKAG, from the coding sequence ATGGATAAAGCTTACAAGAACCAGCGGCATTTTTACGACCTGACCAGAAAACACTCCCTTCTGGGTCGTGATCACCTGATTACACATCTGACTGCACCACGCGGCAGTACAGTGCTGGAGTTGGGCTGTGGCACAGGTCGTAACCTCATTGAGGCAGCCAAAGCCTATCCAAGCTGTCAGTTCTTCGGTGTCGATATTTCCGAGGAGATGTTGAAGACAGCTCATTCCAATATTCACAAGGCAGACCTTAGTCACCGCATTCATCTGGCGCAGGCTGATGCAACCAGCTTTGATCCCTTTGTGAAGTTTGGCATCGATACGTTTGACCGGGTGTTTCTGTCTTATTGCGTCTCCATGATGCCACCATGGGAAGCTGCTTTGCAAAACGGTGTGAAGCTTCTGGCAAAAGGAGGGCAGCTGTCTGTCGTGGATTTCGGTCAGCAGGACCGCCTGCCTCGCGTGTTCAAGTCACTTCTGGAAAAATGGCTGAGCAGGTTTCATGTTTCACCACGGGCGAACCTGCAAGACGCGATGTATGCATTGGCGACCAAGAGCAACGCAAAGCTGCGTTTCAGCAAACTCTATCGCGGTTATGCCTACTACGCTGAGCTGGACAGCAGTTTTTACACCTGCTTCATGGAGCAACCCACGCAGCTTGATAGGTTGAGTGGCGAAAATGAGAGTATGAAAGAAATTCGCAAGGCGGGATAA
- a CDS encoding LysE family transporter, translating into MDIEFFVTGLIIGLITSAPIGPVNVLAIRRAVHYGFLPGMIAGFGAVLADGVFAFAAAFGVTTIAEFVTHHEFYIQSVGGLLLIVFGISVYRSHPHLKGGSDGGPTIWRGMFVSFAMTITNPGAILGFIAIFGSLGDRAPLRGDYIGALELVFGVLIGALCWWACLSAFVSKLRSRMNDNWLSVINHVAGVILLVFAAVILANVARIAFL; encoded by the coding sequence TTGGACATTGAATTCTTTGTTACAGGACTAATCATTGGGCTGATCACGTCAGCTCCAATTGGCCCTGTGAACGTTTTGGCGATTAGAAGAGCGGTGCATTATGGGTTCTTACCCGGCATGATTGCCGGATTTGGGGCTGTTCTGGCCGATGGCGTATTTGCCTTCGCCGCCGCCTTTGGTGTGACAACCATTGCAGAGTTTGTAACGCACCATGAATTTTATATTCAATCGGTAGGCGGCCTGCTGCTTATTGTTTTTGGCATCAGTGTGTATCGATCGCATCCACACTTAAAAGGTGGCAGCGACGGCGGACCAACCATATGGCGTGGTATGTTTGTGTCCTTTGCCATGACCATCACCAATCCCGGCGCAATTCTCGGTTTTATCGCCATCTTCGGTTCTTTGGGAGATCGCGCGCCCCTGCGAGGGGACTATATCGGGGCTCTGGAGTTGGTTTTTGGCGTGCTAATTGGCGCGCTATGCTGGTGGGCGTGCCTGTCGGCATTCGTTTCAAAATTACGAAGCCGCATGAACGACAATTGGCTTTCCGTAATCAATCACGTCGCTGGTGTAATCCTACTGGTGTTTGCTGCGGTTATCCTCGCTAATGTGGCCAGGATTGCATTCCTCTGA
- a CDS encoding TIGR02301 family protein, producing MAKHTKTVGPLQAPVKQGRNLRRASVMGAMFLGACLSLTPAAFAQDASQTSAKPAQPELKEPPYEPQLIRLSEILGALHYLRPLCGYAEGEEWRERMYSLLGAEVQNELRRRRLVERFNQSYRGFASVYRTCTPAAVESSRRFAGEGAIITQEVTGKYSRD from the coding sequence TTGGCTAAACACACCAAAACCGTTGGTCCATTACAGGCACCTGTGAAGCAAGGCCGCAATTTGCGCCGGGCTTCTGTCATGGGTGCAATGTTTTTGGGGGCATGTCTTAGCCTTACACCTGCTGCATTTGCGCAGGATGCGAGCCAAACTTCAGCAAAACCCGCTCAACCAGAACTCAAAGAGCCACCTTATGAGCCGCAGCTCATCCGGCTCTCCGAAATACTCGGCGCCCTGCACTACCTTCGCCCGCTTTGCGGATACGCTGAAGGAGAAGAATGGCGTGAAAGAATGTATTCGCTGCTGGGTGCTGAAGTGCAAAACGAGCTGAGACGCCGCCGCCTTGTTGAGCGATTTAACCAAAGCTATCGGGGATTTGCATCCGTCTACAGAACTTGCACTCCGGCGGCCGTGGAATCCTCTCGCAGATTCGCAGGCGAAGGAGCAATTATCACACAAGAGGTCACGGGTAAGTACAGCCGCGATTGA
- a CDS encoding NUDIX domain-containing protein, whose amino-acid sequence MSNQNTPEYVEAISVACVQNDKVLLIKRAHAPSEGLWCFPGGKVKPGESLETAAARELQEETALIATNLTEWTIAYPVATSNYPNFRIHVFKCICAQGKASAGSDAEELSWFSWEDSMHLPLVPGMQQHIQKLLLPM is encoded by the coding sequence ATGAGCAATCAGAATACCCCGGAATACGTTGAGGCAATTAGCGTTGCCTGCGTTCAAAATGATAAAGTCCTGCTTATTAAGCGCGCTCATGCACCCTCTGAGGGGCTGTGGTGTTTTCCCGGTGGGAAGGTGAAACCTGGTGAAAGCCTTGAAACGGCTGCCGCACGAGAGCTACAGGAAGAGACTGCGCTTATTGCAACGAACCTGACCGAGTGGACCATCGCCTACCCTGTTGCAACCAGCAATTATCCGAATTTCCGCATTCATGTTTTCAAATGCATTTGTGCGCAAGGAAAGGCTTCTGCTGGCTCTGATGCTGAAGAGCTTTCCTGGTTCTCTTGGGAAGATTCCATGCACTTACCGCTTGTTCCCGGTATGCAACAACACATTCAGAAACTTCTGTTACCTATGTAA
- a CDS encoding SOS response-associated peptidase: MCGRYSLSASPEEVQTLFKYIEQPNFPPRYNIAPTQPIALVKQENGGRHFGLARWGLVPSWVKDPASFTLLLNARAETLEEKPSFRAAVRHRRCLMPANGFFEWQRSGSVKQPYWIAPPDGRLLAFAGLWETYSHPDGGDIDTAALITVDANTMMKPIHHRMPAIIAPEDFEAWLSNGSFMARDAVKLLKPAAEDLLAATPVSTRVNSVINDGPYLWDREVVEAPQKPVKAEPKPSRKKAMGGSGPDNGQLDLF, translated from the coding sequence ATGTGTGGTAGATATAGCCTTTCAGCGTCTCCGGAAGAAGTCCAAACGCTATTTAAATACATTGAGCAGCCGAATTTTCCACCAAGATACAACATAGCACCGACTCAACCAATTGCACTTGTAAAACAAGAAAATGGTGGGCGCCACTTCGGGTTAGCGCGATGGGGGCTCGTTCCATCCTGGGTAAAAGACCCCGCCAGCTTTACACTATTGCTCAATGCCAGAGCTGAAACACTGGAAGAAAAACCGTCATTTCGCGCAGCAGTCCGCCATCGGCGATGCTTGATGCCTGCAAACGGGTTTTTTGAGTGGCAGCGCAGTGGAAGTGTCAAGCAACCCTATTGGATTGCACCACCCGATGGTCGCCTCCTTGCCTTTGCCGGCCTGTGGGAAACTTACTCCCATCCAGATGGGGGAGATATAGACACTGCAGCGCTGATCACAGTGGATGCAAATACGATGATGAAACCAATTCATCATCGTATGCCGGCCATCATCGCACCAGAGGATTTCGAGGCATGGCTGAGTAACGGTAGTTTCATGGCAAGAGACGCTGTCAAGCTGCTCAAACCAGCTGCTGAGGACCTGCTCGCGGCGACGCCGGTTTCAACTCGCGTCAACAGCGTCATAAATGATGGTCCGTATTTGTGGGATCGGGAAGTGGTAGAAGCCCCACAAAAACCAGTCAAAGCAGAGCCCAAGCCTTCACGGAAAAAGGCTATGGGTGGATCTGGGCCTGACAATGGGCAGTTAGATTTGTTTTAG
- the fabG gene encoding 3-oxoacyl-ACP reductase FabG codes for MLESLKGKSVIVTGGSKGIGLGVSIAFAKAGAFVTIAARGEEAGANAVEAVALAGGTVQFLQCDVSDWASVESVFNEVAKDYGLDIVCANAGIFPKQTIEKMHPDEWDLVLDSNLKSSFYCVKAALPHMKKQGKGRIVLTSSITGPITGDVGWSHYAASKAGQLGFMRTAALELAPHNITINSILPGNIRTEALNDLGEDYLQKMGNTIPLGRLGAPEDIAGAALFLASDAASYITGQQIVVDGGQVLPEGLEAPD; via the coding sequence ATGTTGGAATCGCTGAAGGGGAAATCTGTCATCGTTACGGGTGGTTCCAAAGGTATTGGGCTGGGCGTATCGATTGCATTTGCAAAGGCAGGGGCTTTTGTCACCATCGCCGCACGCGGTGAAGAAGCTGGAGCAAATGCGGTTGAGGCCGTTGCACTGGCAGGGGGCACAGTCCAATTCCTCCAATGTGATGTAAGTGATTGGGCATCCGTAGAGAGTGTATTTAACGAGGTCGCCAAGGACTATGGACTGGATATAGTCTGTGCAAACGCGGGCATCTTCCCAAAGCAAACAATAGAGAAAATGCATCCCGATGAGTGGGATCTAGTGTTGGACTCCAACCTCAAGTCCAGTTTCTACTGCGTGAAGGCAGCGCTTCCTCACATGAAAAAGCAAGGGAAGGGGCGCATCGTGCTCACCTCTTCCATCACCGGCCCTATCACGGGAGATGTGGGTTGGTCCCACTACGCAGCCTCAAAAGCCGGACAACTTGGGTTTATGCGCACTGCAGCTTTAGAGCTGGCGCCTCACAACATCACTATCAATTCGATCTTGCCGGGAAACATCAGAACAGAGGCTCTGAATGATCTGGGCGAGGACTATCTCCAAAAGATGGGCAACACGATCCCATTGGGTCGGCTTGGTGCACCAGAAGATATTGCAGGCGCAGCCCTGTTCTTAGCCAGTGACGCAGCCTCTTACATCACTGGTCAGCAAATTGTGGTTGATGGTGGACAGGTGCTCCCGGAAGGACTGGAAGCACCAGATTAG
- a CDS encoding FAD-binding oxidoreductase, whose product MTNPNLVTAFQALIGDANVLVSEQDKAPFLTEWRDKFRGATPMVLRPGSTSEVAHCITLAAQHDLKVVPQGGNTGLVGGQIPNPDGSEIVLSLSRLTKIRDIDPEGYTMTVDAGVTLQAIHDAAEKHGCLFPLTLASQGSCQIGGNIATNAGGTAVVSYGNTRDQVLGLEVVLANGEVWNGLRTLRKDNTGYDLKQIFIGSEGTLGIITGASLKLQPAPASIEVALVALESPAKALSLFSLAKSHAGSMLTGFELMPQSGMQFVCDHMEQSRFPFEQQHPWYVLIEISAGTKDIDIASLTETIFTEAFEADMLRDGLLAQSKAQAADFWRLRHGLSEAQKFEGGSIKHDVSVPVAKVPEFLEEALEAVLKAVPGCRPVPFGHMGDGNIHFNITQPKGADKAEYLAKWDDVNRVVHGIVASYNGSISAEHGIGILKRDLLAEVKSTVEMNMMRSIKAALDPKTMFSPGRIL is encoded by the coding sequence ATGACAAATCCAAATTTGGTGACCGCGTTTCAAGCTCTTATTGGAGACGCGAATGTGCTCGTCAGCGAGCAAGATAAAGCCCCTTTTCTCACCGAATGGCGAGACAAGTTCCGGGGTGCGACGCCTATGGTCCTGCGGCCGGGCTCTACATCAGAAGTTGCACACTGCATTACGCTTGCGGCACAGCATGATTTAAAGGTGGTCCCTCAGGGTGGAAATACCGGTCTTGTTGGCGGGCAAATTCCCAATCCGGATGGAAGCGAAATTGTCCTATCCCTTTCTAGATTAACGAAAATTCGTGATATTGATCCTGAAGGATATACGATGACCGTGGATGCAGGCGTCACGCTGCAAGCCATTCATGACGCCGCGGAAAAACATGGGTGTTTGTTTCCACTCACGCTCGCATCGCAAGGCTCCTGTCAAATTGGCGGCAACATTGCAACCAACGCAGGAGGCACTGCAGTAGTCTCTTACGGCAATACACGGGACCAGGTTTTGGGGCTGGAAGTTGTGCTTGCAAACGGAGAGGTTTGGAACGGACTTCGGACGCTGCGAAAAGACAATACTGGTTACGATTTGAAACAAATATTTATCGGATCAGAGGGCACTCTGGGGATCATTACGGGTGCCAGCCTCAAATTACAGCCAGCTCCAGCCTCGATTGAGGTTGCTCTGGTCGCCTTAGAATCGCCCGCAAAGGCACTTTCGCTGTTTTCATTGGCAAAAAGTCACGCAGGTAGCATGCTTACCGGCTTTGAATTGATGCCTCAGTCCGGCATGCAGTTTGTGTGTGACCACATGGAACAATCCCGCTTTCCGTTTGAACAGCAACACCCATGGTATGTGCTCATCGAAATTTCTGCGGGAACCAAAGACATCGACATTGCCAGCCTGACAGAAACCATCTTCACCGAAGCTTTTGAAGCTGACATGTTGCGTGATGGTCTACTGGCTCAGAGCAAAGCACAGGCGGCTGACTTCTGGCGGCTGCGTCATGGTCTATCTGAGGCGCAAAAGTTTGAGGGCGGATCCATCAAGCACGATGTGTCTGTGCCTGTTGCCAAGGTTCCCGAGTTTCTTGAGGAAGCGCTCGAGGCGGTTCTGAAGGCTGTACCGGGATGCCGCCCAGTCCCCTTTGGACATATGGGCGATGGCAACATACACTTTAACATCACCCAACCCAAAGGCGCTGATAAGGCAGAATACCTTGCCAAGTGGGATGATGTGAACCGTGTCGTACATGGGATTGTTGCCAGCTACAACGGTTCCATCTCAGCCGAACATGGGATCGGCATTTTGAAGCGGGATCTGCTGGCTGAAGTGAAGAGCACGGTCGAGATGAACATGATGCGCTCCATCAAAGCAGCGCTGGACCCGAAGACGATGTTCAGTCCGGGCCGTATTCTCTGA
- the fabI gene encoding enoyl-ACP reductase FabI has translation MAEAQGLMAGKRGLIMGLANNRSIAWGIAKALHDAGAEIALTYQGEALKKRVEPLAQKLNAIVVGDCDVTDEASIDAAFEVLEEKWGKIDFLVHAIAFSDKDELTGRYLDTSADNFAKTMQISCYSLASVARRAEKLMTEGGSIVTLTYYGAEKVMPNYNVMGVAKAALEASVKYLAVDLGPKKIRVNAISAGPIKTLAAAGIGDFRYILKWNEYNAPLRETVTIDDVGNSALYLTSHLSRSVTGETHHVDSGYHVVGMKAVDAPDISVV, from the coding sequence ATGGCAGAAGCGCAAGGATTGATGGCCGGCAAACGTGGTCTCATCATGGGACTGGCCAACAATCGGTCCATCGCTTGGGGTATTGCGAAAGCACTACACGATGCCGGAGCTGAAATTGCGCTCACCTATCAGGGTGAAGCACTCAAGAAGCGCGTTGAACCATTGGCTCAAAAACTCAATGCAATCGTTGTTGGTGATTGTGACGTCACAGACGAAGCAAGCATTGATGCCGCATTTGAGGTTTTGGAGGAAAAATGGGGGAAGATCGACTTCCTAGTTCACGCGATTGCTTTCTCTGACAAGGATGAGCTGACTGGTCGTTATTTGGACACCAGTGCAGACAACTTTGCAAAGACAATGCAGATTTCCTGTTACTCGCTGGCATCCGTTGCCCGCCGCGCAGAAAAGCTGATGACCGAAGGTGGTTCCATTGTAACTCTCACCTACTACGGTGCAGAGAAGGTTATGCCGAACTACAACGTCATGGGTGTTGCAAAGGCTGCTCTGGAAGCAAGCGTAAAATACCTCGCAGTAGACCTTGGCCCTAAGAAAATCCGCGTTAACGCGATTTCCGCTGGCCCAATCAAAACACTGGCAGCAGCTGGTATCGGCGATTTCCGCTACATCTTGAAATGGAACGAGTACAACGCACCGCTGCGTGAAACCGTAACCATTGATGATGTTGGAAACTCCGCTTTGTACCTCACATCCCACCTGTCCCGTTCCGTCACTGGTGAAACCCACCATGTCGACAGCGGCTACCATGTGGTTGGAATGAAGGCCGTAGACGCACCGGACATCTCCGTCGTCTGA